In the Verrucomicrobiia bacterium genome, one interval contains:
- a CDS encoding tRNA-dihydrouridine synthase family protein encodes MQSFWHDLPRPFFILAPMEAVTDVVFRHVVASAARPDIFFTEFTNAASFYSPAGVHSTRGRLTFTPDEQPMVAQIWGNTPEHFSYMAKGLAAMGYKGIDINMGCPDKAVVKQGSGSGLILNPERAAELIAAAKEGGLPVSVKTRLGYSRTEEWHDWLAHILKQNVVNLTIHLRTRKEMSKVPAHYEFISEIKKLRDHIAPHTLLTINGDIRDRQHGEALVKEYGVDGVMIGRGIFHNPYAFEKQSREHSRDDLLRLLRLHLDLFDKYSRELEPRRYEPLKRFFKIYIRDFPGASELREALMHTRSTAEAREQLAAVYNNY; translated from the coding sequence ATGCAATCATTTTGGCACGATTTACCGCGTCCATTTTTTATTTTAGCCCCCATGGAGGCGGTGACCGATGTGGTGTTTCGCCACGTTGTCGCTAGTGCCGCCCGCCCCGATATCTTTTTCACCGAATTCACTAACGCTGCCAGCTTTTACAGCCCCGCCGGTGTTCATAGTACCCGCGGCCGGCTAACTTTTACCCCAGATGAACAGCCAATGGTAGCCCAAATTTGGGGCAACACCCCCGAGCACTTTTCATACATGGCCAAAGGACTAGCTGCTATGGGCTACAAGGGTATCGATATTAACATGGGCTGCCCAGATAAAGCGGTAGTAAAACAGGGAAGTGGCAGCGGGCTTATCTTGAACCCCGAACGGGCAGCAGAGCTAATCGCTGCCGCCAAAGAAGGTGGCTTACCGGTGAGCGTTAAAACCCGCCTTGGTTATAGCCGCACCGAAGAATGGCACGACTGGCTGGCGCACATACTCAAGCAGAACGTCGTGAATCTAACGATTCACCTACGGACTCGCAAAGAAATGAGCAAGGTGCCGGCGCATTATGAATTTATTTCAGAAATAAAAAAGTTGCGCGACCATATCGCACCGCATACCCTGTTAACCATTAACGGCGATATCCGTGACCGCCAGCACGGCGAAGCACTCGTAAAAGAATATGGCGTTGACGGCGTAATGATTGGCCGAGGGATTTTCCATAACCCCTACGCTTTTGAAAAGCAATCGCGCGAGCATAGCCGCGACGACTTATTGCGGCTTTTACGCCTGCACTTAGATCTCTTCGATAAGTACTCTCGCGAACTCGAACCACGCCGTTACGAGCCGTTAAAACGTTTCTTTAAAATTTATATCCGAGATTTTCCGGGCGCCAGCGAACTACGTGAAGCCCTGATGCATACCCGTAGCACCGCTGAAGCGCGCGAACAGCTGGCTGCAGTTTATAACAATTACTAA
- a CDS encoding cadmium-containing carbonic anhydrase codes for MSTQLLLPDGFGYGLGSISRIDRLTARQLSPDDLTIADELLRSEAFFAPVEADDDGCGDGRLTIKTYRRDATKGNTTDAEYRLRAKIFGGGLTAATSMFRAVMGQAHPDGVLADRRLVAEMLKNRTIQFGGHDDDHAHGTVCGCGAIDKYALITENIVRLQPNILGSLETLLGKPAIGAMQPTLNAVFGLYHQLNTQKSYFTDSEGAKTLQLMLRQGAVIKRLGGPHLEVFVVVNMVPRTTFDAMKFDAALKNKGITTPIQVFVVDAWRGDLYAEAVAHYANEVYKKALQQARATAKADFLVRTLATAATLTAGDLPVYVRTAA; via the coding sequence ATGTCTACCCAGCTACTGCTTCCCGATGGTTTTGGTTATGGTCTCGGCTCGATTAGCCGGATTGATCGGCTAACAGCCCGCCAGTTGAGCCCCGATGACCTTACGATTGCCGATGAACTACTGCGTAGCGAGGCCTTTTTCGCACCAGTAGAGGCCGATGACGATGGTTGCGGTGACGGCCGGCTAACGATTAAGACGTATCGTCGGGATGCAACCAAGGGTAACACCACAGATGCAGAGTATCGTTTGCGGGCGAAGATTTTTGGCGGTGGGCTCACGGCAGCAACCAGCATGTTCCGCGCGGTAATGGGCCAAGCGCATCCAGATGGAGTACTGGCCGACAGGCGGTTGGTTGCGGAAATGCTTAAAAACCGCACTATCCAGTTTGGCGGCCACGACGACGACCATGCTCATGGTACGGTATGTGGCTGTGGCGCCATCGATAAATACGCTCTAATTACCGAAAATATTGTTCGCTTGCAGCCAAATATTCTTGGTAGCCTTGAGACATTGCTTGGAAAGCCAGCCATCGGTGCGATGCAGCCGACGCTCAATGCCGTGTTTGGTCTTTATCATCAGCTGAATACCCAAAAGAGTTACTTCACCGATAGCGAGGGTGCCAAGACGCTTCAGTTGATGCTCCGCCAAGGCGCGGTCATTAAGCGGCTCGGTGGTCCACACCTTGAAGTATTTGTCGTGGTGAATATGGTGCCACGCACCACCTTTGACGCAATGAAATTCGATGCAGCCCTAAAAAACAAAGGCATTACCACGCCAATTCAAGTGTTTGTAGTGGACGCTTGGCGAGGCGACCTGTATGCCGAAGCTGTCGCGCACTACGCGAATGAAGTATATAAAAAGGCTCTGCAGCAAGCCCGAGCCACGGCTAAGGCCGACTTCCTGGTGCGCACCCTAGCAACAGCCGCGACACTGACGGCTGGTGACCTCCCGGTATACGTGCGAACCGCCGCCTAG
- the atpC gene encoding ATP synthase F1 subunit epsilon — protein sequence MQLELITLLGKKVDRAVYEVILPTANGEISVFPGHEPLVSLAVPGVIAVRYKKEDPDELLEYFATSGGIIEVSPRRVRVLVDEADHGDDIIEAESKAALERAMQLRETAKDQVELEQAHQLVDRHAVRLKVAELRRRKKL from the coding sequence ATGCAGCTTGAATTAATCACCCTTCTCGGTAAAAAAGTCGATCGAGCAGTTTACGAAGTGATACTGCCCACCGCAAATGGTGAGATTTCAGTCTTTCCTGGCCATGAACCGCTTGTTAGCTTGGCCGTGCCGGGTGTAATCGCGGTGCGGTACAAAAAAGAAGACCCCGATGAACTTCTGGAGTATTTTGCAACCAGTGGTGGCATCATCGAGGTCAGCCCTCGGCGCGTGCGGGTGCTGGTTGACGAAGCCGATCACGGTGATGATATCATCGAAGCTGAAAGCAAAGCCGCGCTTGAACGAGCCATGCAGCTGCGCGAAACCGCCAAAGATCAAGTTGAGCTAGAGCAAGCTCATCAGTTGGTCGATCGCCACGCGGTGCGCTTGAAGGTGGCCGAACTCCGACGCCGCAAAAAACTCTAA